One Paenibacillus sp. FSL W8-0186 genomic window carries:
- a CDS encoding histidine kinase, protein MLFKIKKNSIMVKMITMYTIPFILLSLILIWNSQKSTQNIQDSFISNMSHAFDQASQEIQSRIDMTYDLTEIVSKNSKIITFIGDPFLGDEADFLSQYLDSVIPIIKYATAFTETDDYSIRIYMMNDQIPESWPYFLHLKRQASNAKLQAFMAQENETQMWLRPDDLQLEPSSLNSDRSKYTLLTKLYSPSRELLGLVAVMVAEDRLLSTNEGAYPSDITQFLYHEPNITLAATDVDEAAEAEILQQHLTESDAHFIYDQHLYLYRTFDAIQQTFVYKVSLEQLNQSIHKSMLNQLLLIIFSVMLLIVTCYFMFKTIFLRLNRIVSTMRKVINGNPHLRISDTKPDELGQLAQDFNGLIETNNHLIERIVMKERLRKEAQIQALQYQINPHFIYNTLDIFRMKLIKERMFSTADRMADFGKILRYNLSSNTLHTTLKEEIGLIRKYVSLQSLSSSQSIQLEVEITEELKSYPVIKFLLQPIVENSIKYGKTVQKDSLQIQVRCYVLKQQVRVDIIDNGAGMSEEKLNMLNEHFQAPLHYEESAPAPNAPERSIGLYNINSRLRLYYGESYYITIESKKNDYTQVQIKLPYE, encoded by the coding sequence ATGTTATTCAAAATCAAGAAAAACAGCATCATGGTCAAAATGATCACCATGTACACTATTCCCTTTATCCTGCTGTCCCTGATTCTCATCTGGAACAGCCAGAAATCAACGCAAAATATTCAGGACAGCTTCATTTCAAATATGTCCCACGCCTTCGACCAAGCTTCACAGGAAATCCAAAGCCGGATTGATATGACGTATGACTTAACCGAGATCGTCAGCAAGAATAGCAAAATCATTACGTTCATAGGCGACCCCTTCCTAGGAGATGAGGCGGATTTCCTCAGCCAATACCTGGACAGCGTGATTCCAATCATTAAATATGCGACTGCATTTACGGAAACCGACGACTATTCCATCCGCATCTATATGATGAATGATCAGATTCCAGAGTCCTGGCCTTACTTCTTGCATCTGAAGAGGCAGGCCTCCAATGCGAAGCTGCAAGCCTTTATGGCACAGGAGAATGAGACGCAAATGTGGCTCAGGCCGGATGACCTCCAGCTCGAGCCAAGCTCCCTGAATTCCGACCGCAGTAAATACACGCTCCTTACCAAGCTGTACTCTCCTTCACGCGAATTATTAGGACTGGTCGCTGTCATGGTAGCCGAGGATCGTCTGCTCAGCACAAATGAAGGCGCTTACCCCTCGGATATTACACAATTCCTGTATCACGAGCCTAATATTACGCTAGCCGCTACCGATGTCGATGAAGCCGCCGAAGCCGAGATCCTGCAGCAGCATTTGACCGAATCTGATGCTCATTTCATTTACGATCAGCATCTCTATTTGTACCGGACATTTGATGCCATACAGCAGACCTTCGTATACAAGGTATCCCTGGAGCAGCTGAATCAGTCGATTCACAAAAGCATGCTGAACCAATTGCTGCTCATCATTTTCAGCGTAATGCTGCTGATCGTAACATGCTACTTCATGTTCAAAACGATTTTTCTGCGGCTGAATCGCATTGTATCCACGATGAGGAAGGTCATCAACGGCAACCCCCATTTGCGAATCAGCGATACCAAGCCGGATGAGCTGGGACAGCTCGCGCAGGATTTCAACGGGCTGATCGAGACGAATAATCACTTAATCGAACGCATCGTCATGAAGGAGCGGTTAAGAAAAGAAGCGCAAATCCAAGCGCTGCAATATCAGATCAACCCGCATTTCATCTACAATACGCTGGATATTTTTCGCATGAAGCTCATCAAGGAACGCATGTTCAGTACAGCCGACCGGATGGCCGATTTCGGAAAAATACTCCGGTACAATCTCAGCAGCAATACCCTGCATACTACGCTCAAGGAGGAAATCGGGCTGATCCGCAAATACGTCAGCCTCCAATCGCTAAGCAGCAGTCAGTCGATCCAGCTCGAGGTTGAAATTACCGAGGAGCTGAAATCGTACCCGGTGATCAAATTCCTGCTGCAGCCGATCGTGGAGAACAGCATTAAATATGGGAAAACCGTGCAGAAGGATTCACTGCAGATTCAAGTTCGCTGCTATGTGCTGAAGCAGCAGGTTCGGGTCGATATTATCGACAATGGCGCGGGGATGAGCGAAGAGAAATTGAACATGCTTAACGAGCATTTTCAAGCTCCGCTTCATTATGAAGAATCCGCTCCCGCTCCGAATGCACCCGAGCGCTCCATCGGACTATATAATATCAACTCCCGGCTGCGCCTGTATTATGGGGAGTCCTACTATATCACCATCGAGAGCAAAAAGAACGATTATACTCAAGTACAGATCAAATTACCCTATGAATGA
- a CDS encoding AraC family transcriptional regulator: MLMPFRLFPNPSSHPLPLALYSCGLHEQNYQYRPMGYPTLQCFINFGGYGTFHFPDGKELVLTPNHALLLPAKAAHEYYPGSGQTWLLGFISIYGTAVEPMINGFDLPFMTSIPLKPAALDVMSHKLTTIWQACMNDSPGIQGQLSIQLYEFLLLLSEHVISHKNPILPNQPKASQDALQQAVQFMKQHYDENLHISNIAHAVGYSVQHFQRIFRDAYGIGPHAYLQRVRLEQAAAWLESNPEYSVQEISHRLGMETSYFIRIFKKKYGVTPRNYRNAYAYRHQLQ, from the coding sequence ATGCTGATGCCTTTTCGACTGTTTCCGAACCCCTCTTCCCACCCGCTGCCTCTGGCGCTCTATAGCTGTGGACTGCATGAACAGAACTATCAATACAGGCCGATGGGATATCCGACCTTGCAATGCTTCATTAACTTTGGCGGATATGGTACATTTCACTTTCCCGATGGTAAAGAGCTCGTATTGACTCCCAATCATGCCCTATTGCTGCCAGCTAAGGCTGCCCACGAGTACTATCCTGGCTCGGGCCAGACCTGGCTTCTGGGGTTTATAAGCATATACGGCACGGCGGTAGAGCCTATGATCAACGGCTTCGACCTCCCGTTCATGACCAGTATTCCGCTGAAACCCGCAGCCCTTGATGTAATGAGCCATAAATTAACAACGATCTGGCAGGCTTGTATGAACGACTCCCCGGGTATCCAGGGGCAGCTGTCTATCCAATTATATGAATTTTTGCTCCTCTTATCCGAGCATGTCATTAGCCATAAGAATCCTATTCTGCCGAACCAGCCCAAGGCGTCGCAGGATGCGCTGCAGCAGGCCGTTCAATTTATGAAGCAGCATTATGACGAAAATCTGCATATTTCTAATATTGCCCATGCCGTAGGCTACTCCGTTCAGCACTTTCAGCGTATCTTTCGCGATGCCTACGGGATCGGTCCCCACGCCTATTTGCAGCGCGTCCGCTTGGAACAGGCCGCGGCTTGGCTCGAGAGCAATCCTGAATATTCTGTTCAGGAAATCTCTCATCGGCTGGGAATGGAAACCAGCTATTTTATACGTATTTTCAAGAAGAAATACGGGGTAACACCGAGAAACTACAGAAATGCATATGCCTATAGACATCAATTGCAATAA
- the galA gene encoding beta-galactosidase GalA → MRERLSMDRDWRFHLGDPVQAKESSHKAVYGLAKAGGIRGPAGMEWNDNEWDTVQLPHDWSYQQPLDRENGVPDFGYYPRGIGWYRKKFKLDPADQGKQLLLEFDGIATHAAVYFNGSILERNFCGYTSFTVDITDRAYFGDQPNLLVVKVDATVSEGWWYEGAGIYRHVWLTKTAPVHIAHRGIWVNPIRQEAGRWLTNVETTIRNETEAAIEYQLISRVEQADGNIVAEELASGSCAAGQSLAVTQDLPIEHPALWDVDAPHLYKLYSILVVNGEELDTAVTNYGYRTIRICPDTGFYLNDRPLKIKGTCNHQDHAGVGVALPDGIQEYRIWRLKEMGSNAYRCAHHNPAPELLDACDRLGMLVMNENRNFDSSREGLRQLENMVTRDRNHPSVVFYSLFNEEPLQGTPIGRKMVKRMIRAVKKLDPTRPILGAMHGGVMEDEGAADVTDIVGFNYMNGGYDKFREKHPNQPIIGSETVSAFSTRGNYISDDSRQIFDSYDREKASWGNSVRESWKTINTRDFVMGTFVWTGFDYRGEPTPYEWPSVSTHFGIMDTCGFAKDSYYLYQAFWRDEPVLHIVGHWNWPGREGQQVKIMTHTNCDEVALYLNDVLIDRQPIDIYEQYEWDAVYEPGTLRMEGYKGGQLVKAAEIQTADEAHTVRVETQKLALSGDGRDAMAVNVYAVDGQGRFVPTEQCKMSFSIKGSGVILGVGNGDPNCHEPDYAAERSLFNGCCQLIVQSKVGEEDIVLTIEGDGLQPASHVIPVQPVEELPFVPSVDERYINNWLITQEIAAERPDPNVMIHPTDMNSWEMVDVSFGALQMLRGASGYVTYRNQAPISDVEKSGRPYLWFHSISGDIEIYVDGRLQLKQFLPWPENLEVPLLGAELKDQITISVLIGITPDMYSPGIQGSVSIRTK, encoded by the coding sequence ATGAGAGAAAGACTGAGCATGGATAGAGACTGGCGATTCCATTTAGGGGATCCTGTCCAAGCGAAGGAAAGCAGCCATAAGGCGGTATACGGTCTTGCCAAAGCGGGAGGGATCCGGGGGCCTGCGGGAATGGAGTGGAACGACAACGAGTGGGACACGGTGCAATTGCCGCATGACTGGTCTTATCAGCAGCCCCTCGACCGTGAGAACGGGGTTCCAGACTTCGGTTATTATCCCCGCGGGATAGGCTGGTACCGCAAAAAATTCAAACTGGATCCCGCTGATCAGGGGAAGCAGCTTCTCCTGGAGTTCGACGGGATTGCCACACATGCTGCGGTTTATTTTAACGGAAGCATCCTCGAAAGGAACTTTTGCGGATATACGAGCTTTACCGTGGATATTACCGATCGCGCCTATTTTGGCGATCAGCCGAATCTGCTCGTCGTGAAGGTCGATGCCACCGTATCGGAGGGCTGGTGGTATGAGGGGGCTGGAATATACCGGCATGTCTGGTTAACGAAGACCGCGCCCGTTCATATAGCTCATCGCGGCATATGGGTGAATCCAATAAGGCAGGAGGCTGGTCGATGGCTTACGAATGTAGAGACGACGATTAGGAATGAAACGGAAGCTGCTATAGAATATCAGCTTATTTCCCGAGTCGAGCAAGCAGACGGCAATATCGTGGCGGAAGAGCTAGCAAGCGGCAGCTGCGCAGCGGGACAATCCCTCGCAGTTACGCAGGATCTTCCGATCGAGCATCCGGCATTGTGGGACGTGGACGCCCCTCATCTATACAAATTGTACTCTATCCTTGTCGTGAATGGGGAAGAGCTGGATACGGCCGTTACGAATTACGGATATCGCACCATCCGCATTTGTCCTGATACCGGCTTCTATTTAAATGACAGGCCCCTAAAAATAAAAGGCACGTGCAATCACCAGGATCATGCGGGAGTAGGCGTCGCCCTGCCGGACGGAATCCAGGAATATCGCATCTGGCGCTTGAAGGAGATGGGCAGCAATGCGTATCGCTGTGCTCATCACAACCCGGCGCCGGAGCTTCTGGATGCTTGTGATCGGCTGGGGATGCTGGTCATGAACGAGAACAGGAACTTTGACAGCTCCAGGGAGGGGCTGCGGCAGCTGGAGAACATGGTGACTCGGGACCGCAACCATCCGTCTGTAGTATTTTACAGCCTATTTAATGAGGAGCCTCTGCAAGGGACGCCGATTGGACGGAAAATGGTGAAACGGATGATTCGCGCCGTGAAGAAGCTGGATCCTACCCGGCCTATCCTGGGCGCCATGCATGGCGGGGTGATGGAGGACGAGGGGGCTGCTGATGTTACTGACATCGTAGGCTTCAACTATATGAATGGCGGATACGACAAGTTCAGGGAAAAGCATCCGAATCAGCCGATCATCGGCTCCGAGACAGTCAGCGCCTTTTCGACCCGCGGCAATTATATTAGCGATGACAGCCGGCAAATATTCGACAGCTATGACCGAGAGAAGGCCAGTTGGGGAAATAGTGTAAGGGAGTCATGGAAGACCATTAATACTCGTGATTTTGTCATGGGCACCTTCGTATGGACGGGGTTTGATTACCGCGGTGAGCCGACGCCGTATGAATGGCCGAGTGTCAGCACGCACTTTGGAATTATGGATACCTGCGGATTCGCGAAGGATTCGTACTATTTATATCAAGCCTTCTGGCGGGATGAGCCGGTGCTGCACATTGTAGGACATTGGAATTGGCCTGGCCGAGAGGGGCAGCAGGTCAAAATCATGACGCATACGAATTGCGACGAGGTCGCGCTGTACCTGAACGATGTCCTTATCGATCGGCAGCCTATTGATATTTACGAGCAATATGAATGGGATGCCGTGTATGAGCCGGGCACCTTAAGGATGGAGGGATATAAGGGCGGCCAGCTCGTCAAAGCAGCGGAGATCCAAACGGCAGATGAGGCTCATACTGTACGCGTCGAGACTCAGAAGCTAGCTTTATCCGGCGACGGCAGGGATGCGATGGCAGTCAATGTCTATGCGGTGGATGGGCAGGGCCGGTTCGTTCCTACAGAGCAATGCAAAATGTCCTTCTCCATCAAAGGAAGCGGGGTCATCCTTGGTGTAGGCAATGGAGACCCGAACTGCCATGAGCCGGACTATGCTGCTGAGCGCAGCTTGTTCAACGGATGCTGTCAGCTGATTGTCCAAAGCAAGGTTGGAGAGGAGGACATTGTGCTAACGATCGAAGGTGACGGATTGCAGCCCGCATCTCATGTTATCCCTGTTCAACCTGTTGAGGAGCTGCCTTTCGTCCCGTCCGTAGATGAACGGTATATCAACAACTGGCTGATCACGCAGGAGATTGCTGCGGAGCGCCCGGATCCGAACGTGATGATTCATCCTACGGACATGAACTCGTGGGAGATGGTCGATGTCAGCTTCGGCGCCCTTCAGATGCTGCGTGGCGCCAGCGGCTATGTCACTTACCGCAACCAGGCACCGATATCGGATGTGGAGAAATCGGGGAGGCCTTATCTCTGGTTCCATTCGATTAGCGGTGATATTGAAATTTATGTGGATGGCAGGCTGCAGCTGAAGCAATTCTTGCCTTGGCCCGAGAATTTGGAGGTTCCGCTGCTAGGAGCCGAACTGAAGGATCAAATCACGATTTCTGTGTTAATTGGAATCACGCCCGATATGTACAGCCCGGGCATTCAAGGCTCGGTCTCAATCCGCACGAAATAG
- a CDS encoding sialate O-acetylesterase, translated as MIDSPMEGEQSGMKLHSMLSDGMVLQRAAHVPIWGTAGTGEEIRVSFLGKTYSTAADVSGHWRVELEKLEPGGPYEMTIWSSQAELVVRDILIGDVWVLGGQSNMELPVRRTLDLLAEEVASVNLPQIRQFAVPQTYNFQAPRLELPGGRWIAAALEDVLHFSAVGFFSARELYEKYQVPIGLVQTAVGGTPIEAWMSEETLREVGGYEAVLEQCKDDGYVKETMRKDEERSRLWYSHLNDTDLGLQEGWFNAVCDTADWELTEVPGSWSGSRLEPLRGAVWFRKEIDVPASMLEGEVMLKLGTIVDADDTYINGVSVGSTGYRYPPRRYPVPQGLLKPGRNTIAVRVVSNENTGAFVPDMPYKLVGSGQELDLRGMWQYRVGTSIEALEPSTFFQYKPSGVYNSMIAPLREYPVKGILWYQGESNTGQPAGYRKLFAALVRDWRRNWGSADLPFIYVQLANFGEEDDAQVNWAELREEQRRSLEVPNTAMAVTIDVGEYNDLHPQDKRTVGQRLALCARKLAYGEEHLVHSGPMYTRMEQREGAIVLHFDHAGSGLIAGGGSGGLRGFAVSGPDGRFFPAQAVISGSTVIVRHEGTSQPVHARYAWANNPAGANLYNREGLPASPFSTIGWD; from the coding sequence ATGATAGATTCACCTATGGAAGGGGAGCAGTCTGGGATGAAGCTGCATAGCATGCTCAGCGACGGGATGGTGCTGCAAAGGGCCGCCCATGTGCCGATCTGGGGAACGGCAGGAACTGGGGAGGAGATCCGGGTTTCTTTTCTCGGCAAAACATACAGCACAGCGGCGGATGTCTCCGGGCACTGGCGGGTTGAGCTGGAAAAGCTGGAGCCGGGCGGACCATACGAGATGACGATATGGTCGAGTCAGGCGGAGCTTGTCGTTCGCGACATTCTAATCGGTGATGTCTGGGTGCTCGGCGGACAGTCCAATATGGAGCTGCCGGTGCGGCGGACGCTGGATCTGCTCGCGGAGGAAGTGGCCAGCGTCAATCTGCCGCAGATTCGCCAGTTCGCGGTACCGCAGACGTACAATTTTCAGGCGCCGCGGCTGGAGCTGCCAGGCGGGCGGTGGATCGCGGCTGCTCTGGAGGATGTGCTTCATTTTAGCGCGGTCGGGTTCTTCAGTGCTCGGGAGTTATATGAGAAATATCAGGTGCCTATCGGACTCGTGCAAACGGCGGTCGGCGGGACACCGATTGAAGCCTGGATGAGCGAGGAGACGCTCAGGGAGGTCGGCGGCTATGAAGCCGTCTTGGAGCAGTGCAAGGACGATGGCTACGTGAAGGAGACGATGCGGAAGGATGAAGAGCGCAGCCGCCTCTGGTACAGCCATCTGAACGATACCGATCTGGGGCTGCAGGAAGGCTGGTTCAATGCCGTGTGCGATACGGCGGATTGGGAGCTGACTGAGGTTCCAGGCTCTTGGTCGGGCAGCCGGCTGGAGCCGCTGCGCGGGGCAGTCTGGTTCCGCAAGGAAATCGATGTGCCCGCCTCCATGCTGGAGGGCGAGGTTATGCTCAAGCTGGGAACGATCGTGGATGCGGACGATACGTATATCAACGGGGTGTCCGTGGGCAGTACCGGTTATAGGTATCCGCCGAGACGCTATCCCGTTCCTCAGGGGCTGTTGAAGCCGGGGCGCAATACGATTGCCGTTCGCGTCGTCAGCAACGAGAATACCGGGGCCTTCGTGCCCGATATGCCGTATAAGCTGGTCGGCAGCGGACAGGAGCTTGATTTGCGCGGGATGTGGCAGTATCGGGTCGGAACGAGCATTGAAGCGCTGGAGCCGAGTACTTTTTTCCAGTATAAGCCTTCCGGCGTCTATAACAGCATGATTGCTCCTTTGCGGGAATATCCTGTTAAGGGCATTCTGTGGTATCAAGGGGAATCCAACACCGGGCAGCCTGCGGGATACCGCAAGTTGTTCGCGGCATTGGTTCGGGACTGGCGGCGGAATTGGGGAAGCGCTGACCTGCCGTTTATTTATGTGCAGCTTGCCAATTTTGGCGAGGAGGACGATGCTCAAGTGAATTGGGCGGAGCTGCGGGAGGAGCAGCGCAGAAGCCTGGAGGTGCCGAATACCGCGATGGCGGTAACCATTGATGTCGGGGAGTATAACGATCTGCATCCGCAGGATAAGAGAACGGTCGGTCAGCGGCTTGCATTATGCGCCCGGAAGCTGGCCTACGGCGAGGAGCACTTGGTGCACAGCGGGCCGATGTACACAAGGATGGAGCAGCGTGAGGGCGCGATTGTCCTGCATTTCGACCATGCCGGCAGCGGGCTGATTGCGGGCGGGGGGAGCGGAGGGCTTCGTGGATTTGCAGTCAGCGGCCCGGATGGACGTTTCTTCCCGGCGCAGGCAGTCATTTCCGGCAGCACGGTCATTGTCCGGCATGAGGGGACTTCGCAGCCTGTCCATGCGAGGTATGCCTGGGCGAACAATCCGGCGGGGGCGAATTTGTATAACCGGGAGGGGCTTCCGGCATCGCCGTTTAGTACGATCGGATGGGATTGA
- a CDS encoding DUF1349 domain-containing protein: MHPFDKWLNESQIMEKDQLLQIPAPGNTDYFINPESGEVKNNAPFLYTEVQGDFVLRAKVRHDFISTYDGAALFIMDRDNRWAKLCHEYSDFGTYTVVSVVTDGVSDDANGVNLDDKSVWLQIGRKGDAFAMHYSTDGANYRMVRVFNLKASDTLKVGIVSQSPTGQGLVSDFSDIQLERVTMENIRAGK, encoded by the coding sequence ATGCACCCATTCGACAAGTGGCTGAATGAATCCCAAATCATGGAGAAGGATCAATTGCTTCAAATTCCCGCACCAGGAAATACCGATTATTTCATTAATCCGGAGTCTGGGGAAGTCAAGAACAATGCGCCATTTTTATATACCGAGGTCCAAGGGGATTTTGTATTGCGCGCTAAAGTAAGACATGATTTCATCTCTACCTACGATGGGGCAGCGCTCTTTATCATGGACCGCGATAACCGCTGGGCGAAGCTATGCCATGAATACAGTGATTTTGGTACATATACTGTGGTTAGTGTCGTGACGGACGGCGTGTCGGATGATGCCAACGGAGTGAACCTGGACGATAAAAGCGTATGGCTGCAAATCGGCAGAAAAGGCGACGCATTCGCCATGCATTACTCCACGGACGGGGCGAACTACCGGATGGTCAGAGTATTCAATCTGAAGGCTTCCGATACGCTGAAGGTGGGAATCGTGTCCCAATCGCCAACCGGTCAAGGGCTGGTCAGTGATTTCTCCGATATTCAGCTGGAACGGGTAACGATGGAGAACATCAGAGCCGGTAAATAA
- a CDS encoding glycoside hydrolase family 3 C-terminal domain-containing protein, with translation MTTSKLGIPLEGFAEFSRKVAAEGAVLLTNEGQALPLKNNENVAIFGRIQVNYYRSGTGSGGSVNVAYTTNLLDGLRGKKNIAVNEELAAVYEKWIEQNPFDNGGGGWAAEPWHQKEMPLTDELVREARSKSDKAIVVIGRTAGEDQDNADEPGSYQLTPEEKTMLKQVTAHFEQTIVVLNVSNIIDMSWIDNADYAHPISSVIYAWQGGMEGGNAIADVLAGDVTPSGKLTDTIAYSIEDYPSTRNYGNEFKNVYQEDIYVGYRYFETFCPDKVQFEFGYGLSYTEFRIEPEEAKIAAREGEPCVEIGVTVTNTGSVYAGKEVVQVYYEAPQGQLGQPARALAAFGKTKELQPGESQRLTLSFPVHAMASYDDGGVTGAPSAYVLEAGVYRFYVGNSVKNAAHVTVEGQEGYEVAALQVVEQLEEALAPTEDFTRMKPGARKEDGSYELAFVAAPKQKISLAERIEKNLPQSLKQTGDQGYKLRDVHDGKVSMEDFIAQLSDEDLATIVRGEGMVSPLVTPGTASAFGGVSDRLLSYGIPVGCTADGPSGIRMDSGDKATQVAIGTLLAATWNVELVEELYVMEGQELLRNNIDTLLGPGLNIRRSPLNGRNFEYFSEDPLISGAFAAACTRGIISGGSYATLKHFACNNQEKHRSKVDAVVSERALREIYLKGFEIAVKEGGANSIMTSYNPVNGHWAASNYDLNTTILRGEWGFKGIVMTDWWAVMNDVVHGGQADRKYTNWMVRAQNDLYMVVTNYGAEVNAYDDNTLESLSNGTLTRGELQRCAMNICAFLMQAPVFDRKQEIVETVHAFKANPALTPEQAQELSRDAQIKPSATGAAYVKVDQAGQYRIIVNIMSPEPELAQSVCNVMLNGQPMVTIQTNGTEGKWIRQKLVKVELEAGLYELTLDFLKPGLQIGWIEFNLI, from the coding sequence GTGACGACAAGCAAATTGGGAATTCCACTAGAAGGCTTTGCTGAATTCAGCAGGAAAGTAGCTGCGGAAGGCGCCGTGCTGTTAACAAATGAAGGACAAGCTCTTCCGCTGAAAAACAATGAAAACGTGGCGATTTTTGGCCGGATCCAGGTCAACTATTATCGCAGCGGTACAGGCTCGGGCGGCAGCGTAAACGTTGCTTATACGACCAATCTGCTGGATGGCCTTCGCGGCAAGAAGAACATAGCCGTCAACGAGGAACTGGCGGCCGTATACGAGAAATGGATCGAACAGAACCCGTTCGATAATGGCGGAGGCGGCTGGGCGGCAGAGCCTTGGCACCAGAAGGAGATGCCGCTCACCGATGAGCTGGTGCGCGAAGCGAGAAGCAAATCGGATAAGGCGATCGTCGTCATCGGACGTACCGCGGGCGAGGATCAGGATAACGCCGATGAGCCGGGCAGCTATCAGCTGACACCGGAGGAGAAGACCATGCTGAAGCAGGTCACCGCCCATTTCGAGCAGACGATTGTTGTACTGAACGTCTCCAATATTATCGATATGAGCTGGATCGATAACGCCGATTACGCGCATCCGATTTCAAGCGTCATTTATGCCTGGCAGGGCGGCATGGAAGGCGGCAATGCCATTGCCGACGTATTGGCCGGCGACGTGACGCCGAGCGGCAAGTTAACCGATACGATCGCTTACTCCATCGAGGATTACCCTTCGACCCGCAACTACGGGAACGAATTCAAGAACGTATACCAGGAAGACATTTATGTAGGGTATCGTTATTTCGAGACATTCTGCCCGGATAAGGTGCAGTTCGAGTTCGGCTACGGCTTGTCTTACACGGAATTCCGGATTGAGCCGGAGGAAGCAAAGATTGCTGCCCGGGAAGGAGAGCCTTGCGTGGAAATCGGCGTGACCGTAACGAATACGGGCAGCGTCTATGCGGGCAAAGAGGTCGTTCAGGTCTATTATGAAGCTCCTCAAGGCCAGCTCGGCCAGCCGGCCAGAGCCTTGGCCGCATTTGGCAAGACCAAGGAGCTGCAGCCGGGTGAATCGCAGCGCCTGACGCTAAGCTTCCCTGTCCATGCCATGGCCTCTTATGACGACGGCGGCGTGACCGGTGCTCCTTCCGCTTATGTGCTGGAAGCCGGAGTGTACCGTTTCTATGTCGGAAATAGCGTTAAGAATGCAGCACATGTCACAGTTGAGGGGCAGGAAGGCTACGAAGTGGCGGCCCTTCAAGTGGTGGAGCAGCTGGAGGAGGCGCTCGCCCCGACGGAGGATTTCACCCGCATGAAGCCGGGCGCCCGGAAGGAAGACGGCTCCTATGAGCTTGCCTTTGTGGCTGCGCCAAAGCAGAAGATTTCCCTGGCCGAGCGGATTGAGAAGAATCTGCCGCAGAGCTTGAAGCAAACAGGTGACCAGGGCTATAAGCTAAGAGATGTGCATGACGGCAAAGTAAGCATGGAGGATTTCATTGCTCAGCTTAGCGATGAGGATCTGGCGACGATCGTGCGGGGCGAGGGCATGGTCAGCCCGCTGGTGACGCCGGGTACGGCATCGGCCTTCGGCGGCGTCAGCGATCGCCTGCTGAGCTATGGTATCCCGGTCGGCTGTACGGCGGATGGCCCTTCCGGCATCCGGATGGACAGCGGGGATAAGGCGACCCAAGTCGCCATCGGCACGCTGCTGGCCGCGACCTGGAACGTGGAGCTGGTTGAAGAGCTCTATGTCATGGAAGGGCAGGAGCTGCTAAGAAACAATATTGATACGCTGCTTGGACCTGGGCTTAACATTCGGCGCAGCCCGCTGAACGGGCGCAACTTCGAGTATTTCTCCGAGGACCCGCTGATTTCCGGGGCTTTCGCCGCAGCTTGCACCCGGGGGATTATCAGTGGCGGATCTTACGCGACGCTGAAGCATTTCGCCTGCAACAACCAGGAGAAGCACCGCAGCAAGGTCGATGCGGTCGTGTCTGAACGCGCGCTGCGGGAAATTTATCTGAAGGGCTTTGAGATTGCCGTGAAGGAAGGCGGGGCCAATTCGATCATGACCTCGTACAACCCGGTTAACGGGCATTGGGCCGCCTCCAATTACGACTTGAACACGACGATTCTTCGCGGAGAATGGGGTTTTAAGGGCATCGTCATGACGGACTGGTGGGCGGTCATGAACGACGTCGTCCATGGCGGCCAGGCGGACCGGAAATATACGAACTGGATGGTTCGCGCGCAGAACGACCTGTATATGGTCGTCACCAACTACGGCGCCGAGGTCAATGCGTATGACGACAATACGCTCGAATCGCTGAGCAACGGCACGTTGACCCGCGGAGAGCTGCAGCGCTGTGCGATGAATATTTGCGCGTTTCTCATGCAGGCCCCGGTATTCGACCGGAAACAGGAAATTGTCGAAACGGTGCATGCCTTCAAAGCAAATCCAGCTTTAACGCCGGAGCAGGCGCAGGAGCTGTCCCGCGATGCACAGATCAAGCCTTCGGCCACAGGCGCGGCTTACGTGAAGGTGGATCAGGCCGGACAGTATCGGATTATCGTCAACATCATGTCTCCTGAGCCGGAGCTGGCGCAGAGCGTATGCAACGTCATGCTGAACGGGCAGCCGATGGTGACCATCCAGACGAACGGCACGGAGGGCAAATGGATCCGCCAGAAGCTGGTGAAGGTCGAGCTGGAAGCGGGCTTGTACGAGCTGACGCTTGATTTCCTCAAGCCAGGCCTGCAAATCGGCTGGATCGAGTTTAATTTGATTTGA